A part of Kryptolebias marmoratus isolate JLee-2015 linkage group LG8, ASM164957v2, whole genome shotgun sequence genomic DNA contains:
- the tbc1d22b gene encoding TBC1 domain family member 22B isoform X1: MAADNRINFWRRNAKVPGSVQPVYGAQHPPLDPCLRRTYPKDTKPKFNSVKSKKPCSFHEFASSTNDAWDIDDDEEDEDFRRTPFPAPFAPPGQDSAPNQRLQLQVGDAAGLKPPRPEARNVQDDDGTEREPVNGKIVKSNSEADLKTSSVRSSLQKQQSLPVRPVIPLVARISDQNASGAPPMTVREKSRLDKFKQLLASPNTDLEELRKHSWSGIPREVRPITWRLLSGYLPANKERRELVLKRKREEYFGFIEQYYHSRTDEHHKDTYRQIHIDIPRTNPLIPLFQQPAVQEVFERILFIWAIRHPASGYVQGINDLVTPFFVVFLSEFVTEDVENFEVAALPLETQRNIEADSFWCMSKLLDGIQDNYTFAQPGIQNKVKALEELVGRIDGDIHNHFKRYEVEYLQFAFRWMNNLLMRELPLRCTIRLWDTYQAETDGFSRFHLYVCAAFLIEWRKEILSMVDFQSLLILLQNLPTIHWGNEEVGLLLAEAYRLKYMFADAPSHYKR, encoded by the exons ATGGCCGCCGACAACAGGATCAATTTCTGGAGGAGAAACGCTAAGGTTCCCGGAAG CGTGCAGCCAGTTTATGGAGCGCAGCACCCACCTCTCGACCCCTGTTTGCGGCGGAC GTACCCAAAAGACACGAAACCAAAGTTCAACAGCGTCAAATCCAAGAAGCCCTGCAGCTTCCACGAGTTCGCCAGCAGCACCAACGACGCCTGGGACATCGACGACGACGAGGAGGACGAAGACTTCCGCAGGACTCCCTTCCCAGCTCCGTTTGCGCCGCCGGGCCAGGACTCTGCGCCGAACCAG CGGCTGCAGCTTCAGGTGGGTGACGCCGCAGGTCTGAAACCGCCCAGACCAGAGGCCCGGAACGTCCAGGACGACGACGGCACGGAGCGCGAGCCGGTCAACGGCAAAATCGTGAAGTCTAACAGCGAGGCAGACCTCAAGACGTCCTCAG TTCGCTCCTCGCTGCAGAAGCAGCAGTCCCTCCCCGTTCGACCCGTCATCCCACTGGTGGCTCGGATCTCGGACCAGAACGCTTCGGGGGCTCCCCCCATGACGGTGCGCGAGAAAAGCCGCCTGGACAAATTCAAGCAGCTGCTGGCCAGCCCCAACACGGACCTAG AAGAACTCCGGAAGCACAGCTGGTCGGGAATACCGAGGGAAGTGCGCCCGATCACCTGGAGGCTTCTCTCT GGCTACCTGCCGGCCAACAAGGAGCGCAGAGAGCTGGTTCTGAAAAGAAAGCGGGAGGAGTACTTCGGGTTCATAGAGCAGTATTATCACTCCAGAACCGACGAGCACCACAAAGACACGTACAGACAG ATCCACATCGACATTCCCAGAACCAACCCTCTTATCCCGTTGTTCCAGCAGCCGGCAGTCCAAGAG GTGTTTGAGCGGATTCTGTTCATCTGGGCCATCCGTCATCCAGCCAGCGGTTACGTCCAGGGCATCAACGACCTGGTCACGCCCTTTTTTGTCGTCTTCCTGTCGGAGTTCGTCA CGGAGGACGTGGAGAACTTCGAGGTGGCGGCGCTGCCTCTGGAGACCCAGAGGAACATCGAGGCCGACAGCTTCTGGTGCATGAGCAAACTGCTCGACGGCATCCAG GACAACTACACCTTCGCCCAGCCTGGGATCCAGAACAAAGTGAAGGCCTTGGAGGAGCTGGTCGGCCGGATAGACG gCGACATTCACAACCATTTCAAGAGGTACGAGGTGGAGTACCTGCAGTTTGCCTTCCGGTGGATGAACAACCTTCTGATGAGGGAGCTGCCGCTTCGATGCACCATCCGTCTGTGGGACACCTACCAG GCTGAAACTGACGGTTTCTCCCGCTTCCACCTGTACGTGTGCGCTGCCTTCCTCATCGAGTGGCGCAAAGAAATCCTGTCCATGGTGGACTTTCAG agcctcctcatcctcctgcAGAACCTCCCCACAATCCACTGGGGCAACGAGGAGGTGGGTCTCCTCCTGGCTGAAGCCTACAGACTCAAGTACATGTTCGCAGACGCCCCCAGCCACTATAAGAGGTAG
- the tbc1d22b gene encoding TBC1 domain family member 22B isoform X2, whose translation MAADNRINFWRRNAKVPGSVQPVYGAQHPPLDPCLRRTYPKDTKPKFNSVKSKKPCSFHEFASSTNDAWDIDDDEEDEDFRRTPFPAPFAPPGQDSAPNQLQVGDAAGLKPPRPEARNVQDDDGTEREPVNGKIVKSNSEADLKTSSVRSSLQKQQSLPVRPVIPLVARISDQNASGAPPMTVREKSRLDKFKQLLASPNTDLEELRKHSWSGIPREVRPITWRLLSGYLPANKERRELVLKRKREEYFGFIEQYYHSRTDEHHKDTYRQIHIDIPRTNPLIPLFQQPAVQEVFERILFIWAIRHPASGYVQGINDLVTPFFVVFLSEFVTEDVENFEVAALPLETQRNIEADSFWCMSKLLDGIQDNYTFAQPGIQNKVKALEELVGRIDGDIHNHFKRYEVEYLQFAFRWMNNLLMRELPLRCTIRLWDTYQAETDGFSRFHLYVCAAFLIEWRKEILSMVDFQSLLILLQNLPTIHWGNEEVGLLLAEAYRLKYMFADAPSHYKR comes from the exons ATGGCCGCCGACAACAGGATCAATTTCTGGAGGAGAAACGCTAAGGTTCCCGGAAG CGTGCAGCCAGTTTATGGAGCGCAGCACCCACCTCTCGACCCCTGTTTGCGGCGGAC GTACCCAAAAGACACGAAACCAAAGTTCAACAGCGTCAAATCCAAGAAGCCCTGCAGCTTCCACGAGTTCGCCAGCAGCACCAACGACGCCTGGGACATCGACGACGACGAGGAGGACGAAGACTTCCGCAGGACTCCCTTCCCAGCTCCGTTTGCGCCGCCGGGCCAGGACTCTGCGCCGAACCAG CTTCAGGTGGGTGACGCCGCAGGTCTGAAACCGCCCAGACCAGAGGCCCGGAACGTCCAGGACGACGACGGCACGGAGCGCGAGCCGGTCAACGGCAAAATCGTGAAGTCTAACAGCGAGGCAGACCTCAAGACGTCCTCAG TTCGCTCCTCGCTGCAGAAGCAGCAGTCCCTCCCCGTTCGACCCGTCATCCCACTGGTGGCTCGGATCTCGGACCAGAACGCTTCGGGGGCTCCCCCCATGACGGTGCGCGAGAAAAGCCGCCTGGACAAATTCAAGCAGCTGCTGGCCAGCCCCAACACGGACCTAG AAGAACTCCGGAAGCACAGCTGGTCGGGAATACCGAGGGAAGTGCGCCCGATCACCTGGAGGCTTCTCTCT GGCTACCTGCCGGCCAACAAGGAGCGCAGAGAGCTGGTTCTGAAAAGAAAGCGGGAGGAGTACTTCGGGTTCATAGAGCAGTATTATCACTCCAGAACCGACGAGCACCACAAAGACACGTACAGACAG ATCCACATCGACATTCCCAGAACCAACCCTCTTATCCCGTTGTTCCAGCAGCCGGCAGTCCAAGAG GTGTTTGAGCGGATTCTGTTCATCTGGGCCATCCGTCATCCAGCCAGCGGTTACGTCCAGGGCATCAACGACCTGGTCACGCCCTTTTTTGTCGTCTTCCTGTCGGAGTTCGTCA CGGAGGACGTGGAGAACTTCGAGGTGGCGGCGCTGCCTCTGGAGACCCAGAGGAACATCGAGGCCGACAGCTTCTGGTGCATGAGCAAACTGCTCGACGGCATCCAG GACAACTACACCTTCGCCCAGCCTGGGATCCAGAACAAAGTGAAGGCCTTGGAGGAGCTGGTCGGCCGGATAGACG gCGACATTCACAACCATTTCAAGAGGTACGAGGTGGAGTACCTGCAGTTTGCCTTCCGGTGGATGAACAACCTTCTGATGAGGGAGCTGCCGCTTCGATGCACCATCCGTCTGTGGGACACCTACCAG GCTGAAACTGACGGTTTCTCCCGCTTCCACCTGTACGTGTGCGCTGCCTTCCTCATCGAGTGGCGCAAAGAAATCCTGTCCATGGTGGACTTTCAG agcctcctcatcctcctgcAGAACCTCCCCACAATCCACTGGGGCAACGAGGAGGTGGGTCTCCTCCTGGCTGAAGCCTACAGACTCAAGTACATGTTCGCAGACGCCCCCAGCCACTATAAGAGGTAG
- the tbc1d22b gene encoding TBC1 domain family member 22B isoform X3, translating into MAADNRINFWRRNAKVPGRYPKDTKPKFNSVKSKKPCSFHEFASSTNDAWDIDDDEEDEDFRRTPFPAPFAPPGQDSAPNQRLQLQVGDAAGLKPPRPEARNVQDDDGTEREPVNGKIVKSNSEADLKTSSVRSSLQKQQSLPVRPVIPLVARISDQNASGAPPMTVREKSRLDKFKQLLASPNTDLEELRKHSWSGIPREVRPITWRLLSGYLPANKERRELVLKRKREEYFGFIEQYYHSRTDEHHKDTYRQIHIDIPRTNPLIPLFQQPAVQEVFERILFIWAIRHPASGYVQGINDLVTPFFVVFLSEFVTEDVENFEVAALPLETQRNIEADSFWCMSKLLDGIQDNYTFAQPGIQNKVKALEELVGRIDGDIHNHFKRYEVEYLQFAFRWMNNLLMRELPLRCTIRLWDTYQAETDGFSRFHLYVCAAFLIEWRKEILSMVDFQSLLILLQNLPTIHWGNEEVGLLLAEAYRLKYMFADAPSHYKR; encoded by the exons ATGGCCGCCGACAACAGGATCAATTTCTGGAGGAGAAACGCTAAGGTTCCCGGAAG GTACCCAAAAGACACGAAACCAAAGTTCAACAGCGTCAAATCCAAGAAGCCCTGCAGCTTCCACGAGTTCGCCAGCAGCACCAACGACGCCTGGGACATCGACGACGACGAGGAGGACGAAGACTTCCGCAGGACTCCCTTCCCAGCTCCGTTTGCGCCGCCGGGCCAGGACTCTGCGCCGAACCAG CGGCTGCAGCTTCAGGTGGGTGACGCCGCAGGTCTGAAACCGCCCAGACCAGAGGCCCGGAACGTCCAGGACGACGACGGCACGGAGCGCGAGCCGGTCAACGGCAAAATCGTGAAGTCTAACAGCGAGGCAGACCTCAAGACGTCCTCAG TTCGCTCCTCGCTGCAGAAGCAGCAGTCCCTCCCCGTTCGACCCGTCATCCCACTGGTGGCTCGGATCTCGGACCAGAACGCTTCGGGGGCTCCCCCCATGACGGTGCGCGAGAAAAGCCGCCTGGACAAATTCAAGCAGCTGCTGGCCAGCCCCAACACGGACCTAG AAGAACTCCGGAAGCACAGCTGGTCGGGAATACCGAGGGAAGTGCGCCCGATCACCTGGAGGCTTCTCTCT GGCTACCTGCCGGCCAACAAGGAGCGCAGAGAGCTGGTTCTGAAAAGAAAGCGGGAGGAGTACTTCGGGTTCATAGAGCAGTATTATCACTCCAGAACCGACGAGCACCACAAAGACACGTACAGACAG ATCCACATCGACATTCCCAGAACCAACCCTCTTATCCCGTTGTTCCAGCAGCCGGCAGTCCAAGAG GTGTTTGAGCGGATTCTGTTCATCTGGGCCATCCGTCATCCAGCCAGCGGTTACGTCCAGGGCATCAACGACCTGGTCACGCCCTTTTTTGTCGTCTTCCTGTCGGAGTTCGTCA CGGAGGACGTGGAGAACTTCGAGGTGGCGGCGCTGCCTCTGGAGACCCAGAGGAACATCGAGGCCGACAGCTTCTGGTGCATGAGCAAACTGCTCGACGGCATCCAG GACAACTACACCTTCGCCCAGCCTGGGATCCAGAACAAAGTGAAGGCCTTGGAGGAGCTGGTCGGCCGGATAGACG gCGACATTCACAACCATTTCAAGAGGTACGAGGTGGAGTACCTGCAGTTTGCCTTCCGGTGGATGAACAACCTTCTGATGAGGGAGCTGCCGCTTCGATGCACCATCCGTCTGTGGGACACCTACCAG GCTGAAACTGACGGTTTCTCCCGCTTCCACCTGTACGTGTGCGCTGCCTTCCTCATCGAGTGGCGCAAAGAAATCCTGTCCATGGTGGACTTTCAG agcctcctcatcctcctgcAGAACCTCCCCACAATCCACTGGGGCAACGAGGAGGTGGGTCTCCTCCTGGCTGAAGCCTACAGACTCAAGTACATGTTCGCAGACGCCCCCAGCCACTATAAGAGGTAG